In Chlamydia serpentis, the following are encoded in one genomic region:
- the gatB gene encoding Asp-tRNA(Asn)/Glu-tRNA(Gln) amidotransferase subunit GatB, translating to MSAVYADWESVIGLEVHVELNTVSKLFSPALNRFGDEPNTNISTVCTGLPGSLPVLNKAAVHKAVLFGCAIQGEISLFSRFDRKSYFYPDSPRNFQITQFEYPIVRGGHVKAIVQGKERYFELAQTHIEDDAGMLKHFGEFAGVDYNRAGVPLIEIVSKPCMFSPEDAVAYATALVSLLDYIGISDCNMEEGSIRFDVNISVRPKGAQELRNKVEIKNMNSFAFMAQALEAEKRRQVDEYLANPSEDPKVVIPAATYRWDPEKKKTILMRLKESAEDYKYFPEPDLPTLQLTEAYIEEVRKTLPELPYDKYHRYIKDYGLSEDIAVILISDKYTAAFFEAACKDCKNFRSLSNWITVEFGGRCKTLGLKLPSSGIFPQGVAQLVNAIDQGIVTGKIAKEIADIMIESPGKNPSEILKENPGLLPMADESALQAIITEVVLKNPESVIDYKNGKIKALGFLVGQIMKCTEGKAPPKRVNELLLLELDKN from the coding sequence ATGAGCGCTGTTTACGCAGACTGGGAATCTGTGATAGGACTTGAAGTTCATGTAGAATTAAATACAGTATCAAAATTATTTAGCCCTGCTTTAAACCGTTTTGGAGATGAGCCGAATACCAATATCTCTACTGTATGTACAGGATTGCCTGGGTCTTTACCTGTATTGAATAAAGCTGCTGTTCATAAAGCAGTACTTTTCGGCTGTGCAATTCAAGGAGAAATTTCTTTGTTTAGTCGTTTTGATAGAAAGTCATATTTCTATCCTGATAGTCCTAGAAATTTCCAAATAACACAATTTGAATATCCTATTGTCAGAGGAGGCCACGTTAAGGCTATTGTTCAAGGGAAAGAACGTTATTTCGAGTTGGCCCAAACTCATATAGAAGATGATGCTGGAATGTTAAAGCACTTTGGAGAGTTCGCTGGTGTCGACTACAATCGTGCAGGAGTTCCTCTGATTGAGATCGTCTCGAAGCCTTGTATGTTTTCTCCTGAAGATGCTGTTGCTTATGCAACTGCTTTAGTCTCGCTATTAGACTATATCGGGATCTCTGACTGTAACATGGAAGAAGGTTCTATCCGTTTTGATGTGAATATTTCTGTGCGTCCTAAAGGAGCTCAAGAACTTCGCAATAAGGTGGAAATCAAAAATATGAATTCATTTGCTTTTATGGCCCAAGCTTTAGAAGCAGAAAAACGACGTCAGGTTGATGAATATCTCGCAAATCCAAGTGAAGATCCTAAAGTTGTAATTCCTGCAGCTACTTACCGTTGGGATCCTGAGAAGAAAAAAACCATTTTAATGCGTCTTAAAGAGAGTGCTGAAGATTATAAGTATTTTCCTGAACCTGATTTACCGACCCTGCAGTTGACAGAGGCATATATTGAAGAGGTTCGCAAAACATTGCCCGAGCTTCCATATGATAAATATCATCGCTATATTAAAGATTACGGTCTGTCTGAAGATATTGCCGTTATTCTTATTAGTGATAAGTATACAGCCGCATTTTTTGAAGCTGCCTGTAAAGACTGTAAGAATTTCCGATCTTTATCCAACTGGATAACTGTAGAATTTGGAGGTCGGTGCAAAACTTTGGGGCTAAAACTACCCTCTTCAGGAATTTTCCCTCAGGGAGTAGCTCAGTTAGTTAATGCTATCGACCAAGGTATTGTCACAGGAAAGATTGCTAAAGAAATTGCTGATATCATGATAGAGTCACCAGGGAAAAATCCTAGTGAAATTCTTAAAGAGAATCCTGGCCTTCTTCCTATGGCGGATGAGTCCGCATTACAGGCAATCATTACTGAAGTGGTTCTCAAAAATCCTGAGTCTGTTATCGATTATAAGAATGGAAAAATCAAAGCTCTAGGATTTTTAGTCGGGCAGATTATGAAGTGTACAGAAGGAAAAGCTCCTCCTAAACGAGTTAATGAACTGTTGCTCCTAGAATTAGATAAAAACTAA
- a CDS encoding autotransporter domain-containing protein, translated as MNASFPKFIFSAFTVLPLSISAAEIILDSSANFNGNENGNFSIYESQADDGTTYLFKGNISIQNIPGKGTAIIKSCFTNTKGDLIFIGNGNSLAFNTVNAGNVPGAAISSIVVDKTTTFSGFSLLSFISTPGDVVNNGQGAFSITNSLGFDKNNSLLFSKNFSTEDGGAIKTKTLLLKGTTISALFSKNQSLKKGGAIHAPEVITITGNEGEISFSENTSKDSGAAIFTESSVIISDNAKVSFIGNKVTGTSSSTIGSMSGGAICAYKANTDTQVTLSGNRTLVFSNNMSTTAGGAIHVKKLELATGGLTLFNGNTVNGGTTPKGGAVAIESSGELSLSADLGDIVFLGNTVTSTNPVTNRNSIDLGTNAKLTVLRAASGQSIYFYDPITVTGTTVLTDVLKINEPPTSSPFKYIGNIIFTGEQLSESELLDTKNLTSQLLQPVTLVAGTLSLKQGAILQTQAFTQEPDSRLEMDMGTSLEAFDTSTIDNLILNISSIDGSKQAKIETKGATKNLTLSGAITLWDASGNFYENHSLRNSQAYTILDLKASGTVTHTGVAPEPVMAEKFHYGYQGTWGQISWSVGSPSTATFNWTKTGYIPNPERVGSLVPNSLWNAFIDISSLHHLVETATDGMQGSRVVWAAGLSNFFHKDSTKTQRGFRHLSGGYVLGGHFQTCSDKIFSGAFCQLFGRDRDYLVTKNQGTVYGGTLYYQHNETYISLSSNQESCLFSYLPKELPLLFSGSLSYTHTDNDLKTKYTAYPTVMGDWGNDSFAIELSGRAPISLNNNALFEQYMPFIKLQFIYAHQESFKEQGSEARQFGSSSLTNLALPIGIRVDKESDTQEATYNLTIGYIIDLIRSNPNCTTTLLISGDSWETLGTNLARQALVLRAGNHYSFNSDFEAFSQFSFELRGSSRNYNIDFGAKYRF; from the coding sequence ATGAACGCTTCTTTTCCTAAGTTTATATTTTCTGCTTTTACTGTGCTTCCTCTTTCTATAAGTGCTGCTGAGATAATTTTGGATTCGAGTGCTAATTTCAATGGAAATGAAAATGGGAACTTTTCGATTTATGAGAGTCAGGCAGACGATGGAACGACATACCTGTTTAAGGGAAACATCAGTATACAAAACATTCCTGGGAAAGGAACAGCAATTATAAAGAGCTGTTTTACTAATACTAAGGGAGACTTGATCTTTATAGGAAATGGAAATTCCCTAGCTTTCAATACGGTAAATGCAGGTAATGTACCAGGTGCTGCTATTAGCAGCATTGTCGTAGACAAAACCACGACATTCTCAGGCTTTTCTCTACTTTCTTTTATTTCGACTCCTGGAGATGTAGTCAACAATGGTCAAGGAGCTTTTAGTATTACTAATAGTTTAGGTTTTGATAAAAATAACAGCTTACTCTTTAGCAAAAACTTTTCAACAGAAGATGGCGGTGCTATTAAGACAAAAACCCTTTTATTAAAAGGAACGACAATATCAGCACTATTTTCTAAAAACCAGTCTTTAAAGAAAGGTGGTGCGATTCATGCTCCTGAAGTTATTACAATTACTGGAAACGAAGGGGAAATTTCTTTTTCTGAAAATACCTCTAAAGATTCCGGAGCAGCAATTTTTACAGAATCAAGTGTTATTATTTCTGATAACGCTAAAGTCTCCTTTATTGGTAATAAGGTTACTGGGACGAGTTCCTCAACAATAGGGAGTATGTCCGGTGGAGCGATCTGCGCTTATAAAGCTAATACAGATACTCAGGTTACTTTAAGTGGAAATCGTACGTTGGTTTTTAGCAACAACATGTCAACTACAGCAGGAGGCGCTATCCATGTGAAAAAGCTAGAGCTCGCTACTGGAGGTCTTACGTTATTTAATGGTAATACCGTGAATGGAGGGACAACTCCTAAAGGAGGAGCAGTAGCTATTGAAAGTAGTGGAGAGTTAAGCTTATCTGCAGACCTTGGTGACATCGTCTTTTTAGGAAATACAGTCACTTCTACTAATCCTGTGACGAATAGGAATAGTATAGACTTAGGAACTAATGCAAAACTCACAGTTTTACGTGCTGCTTCGGGTCAGAGTATTTACTTTTATGATCCGATAACTGTAACAGGAACTACAGTACTTACGGATGTGTTAAAGATTAATGAGCCCCCTACTTCTTCTCCCTTCAAGTATATAGGCAACATTATATTTACGGGCGAACAGCTTTCAGAGAGCGAGCTTTTAGATACTAAGAATCTTACTTCACAACTTCTACAGCCCGTTACTCTTGTAGCAGGAACTCTGTCTTTGAAACAGGGAGCCATCCTGCAAACACAGGCATTTACCCAGGAACCTGATTCTCGCCTCGAGATGGATATGGGAACTTCCCTAGAGGCTTTCGATACGAGTACTATAGATAATTTAATCCTTAACATCAGTTCTATAGATGGCTCAAAGCAGGCAAAAATTGAAACCAAAGGTGCAACCAAGAATTTGACTTTGTCGGGAGCCATTACTTTATGGGATGCGAGTGGAAACTTTTATGAAAATCATAGCCTACGTAATTCTCAGGCATATACAATTTTAGATCTTAAAGCTTCAGGAACTGTCACACACACTGGAGTAGCTCCAGAGCCTGTAATGGCTGAAAAGTTTCATTATGGTTATCAAGGAACTTGGGGACAGATTTCTTGGAGTGTGGGAAGCCCATCTACAGCTACCTTTAATTGGACAAAAACAGGATATATTCCTAATCCCGAACGTGTCGGCTCTTTAGTTCCTAACAGCTTATGGAATGCGTTTATAGATATCAGCTCGCTTCACCATCTTGTAGAAACCGCAACAGATGGGATGCAGGGATCACGTGTCGTTTGGGCTGCAGGGCTATCGAATTTTTTTCATAAAGATAGTACAAAAACGCAACGTGGTTTTCGCCATTTGAGTGGGGGCTATGTTTTGGGAGGACACTTCCAAACCTGTTCAGATAAGATTTTCAGTGGTGCTTTTTGTCAGCTTTTTGGAAGGGATAGGGATTATCTTGTAACTAAGAATCAAGGTACAGTCTACGGGGGAACTCTCTACTACCAACATAACGAAACTTATATTTCCTTATCTTCTAACCAAGAGTCATGCTTATTCTCTTATCTTCCTAAAGAGCTTCCTCTTCTCTTTTCAGGATCCCTGAGCTATACCCATACTGATAATGATCTGAAGACCAAGTACACAGCATATCCTACTGTTATGGGGGATTGGGGAAATGATAGTTTTGCTATCGAACTAAGCGGAAGAGCCCCTATATCTTTGAACAACAATGCTCTGTTCGAGCAGTATATGCCTTTTATCAAACTACAATTTATCTATGCTCACCAAGAAAGCTTTAAGGAACAGGGATCAGAAGCTCGTCAATTTGGAAGTAGTAGTCTTACCAATCTTGCTTTACCTATCGGGATAAGAGTTGACAAGGAGTCCGACACCCAGGAGGCTACCTACAATCTAACGATCGGCTATATTATAGATCTTATTCGCAGTAACCCTAACTGCACGACAACACTACTTATTAGTGGGGACTCTTGGGAAACCCTCGGGACGAACTTGGCTAGGCAAGCTTTAGTTCTTCGTGCAGGGAACCACTATTCTTTTAATTCGGATTTCGAAGCTTTTAGCCAATTTTCTTTTGAACTGCGAGGATCATCTCGAAACTACAACATAGATTTTGGAGCAAAATATCGATTTTAA
- the gatA gene encoding Asp-tRNA(Asn)/Glu-tRNA(Gln) amidotransferase subunit GatA: MYRYSALELAKAVTLGELTATGVTQHFFHRIEEAEGQVGAFISLCKERALEQAELIDIKRERGESLGKLAGVPIGIKDNIHVVGLNTTCASRMLENYRASFNATVVERIEKEDGIILGKLNMDEFAMGSTTRYSAFHPTYNPWDLSRVPGGSSGGSAAAVSAKFCPVALGSDTGGSIRQPAAFCGVVGFKPSYGAVSRYGLVAFASSLDQIGPLANTVEDVALMMDVCAGKDPKDMTSRAFFKDSFVSKLSMEVPKLIGIPRTFLEGLRDDVKENFFSSLAVFEDKGAHIIDVDLDILSHAVSIYYILASAEAATNLARFDGIRYGFRSVEAHTISDIYELSRAESFGKEVMRRILLGNYVLSAERQNIYYKKATAVRAKIIKAFKTVFEKCEILAMPVCATPAFAIGEILDPITLYLQDIYTVAMNLAYLPAMAVPSGFSKEGLPLGLQIIGEQGQDQQVCQIGYSFQEHAQIKQLFAERYAQTIVLGGK, from the coding sequence ATGTACCGATATAGTGCTTTAGAGTTGGCAAAGGCCGTAACTTTAGGTGAACTTACAGCGACAGGAGTCACTCAGCATTTTTTCCATAGAATAGAAGAAGCCGAAGGACAAGTAGGCGCGTTTATATCTTTATGTAAGGAACGTGCTTTAGAACAAGCTGAGCTTATTGATATTAAGCGTGAACGTGGCGAATCTCTAGGGAAACTTGCAGGTGTTCCTATAGGAATTAAAGATAACATCCATGTTGTAGGGTTGAATACTACCTGTGCGTCTCGTATGTTAGAAAATTACCGAGCCTCATTCAATGCTACGGTTGTAGAAAGAATAGAAAAAGAAGACGGTATTATCTTAGGCAAACTCAATATGGATGAGTTTGCTATGGGATCAACAACACGCTACTCTGCTTTTCATCCTACCTATAATCCTTGGGATTTATCTCGTGTTCCTGGAGGCTCTTCTGGAGGCTCTGCTGCTGCAGTCTCTGCAAAATTTTGTCCTGTAGCCCTAGGATCAGATACAGGAGGGTCTATCCGTCAGCCTGCAGCATTTTGTGGCGTTGTTGGTTTTAAGCCTTCCTACGGAGCAGTTTCTCGTTACGGCTTAGTAGCTTTCGCCTCCTCCTTAGATCAAATTGGCCCTTTAGCCAATACTGTAGAAGACGTAGCTCTTATGATGGATGTTTGTGCAGGTAAAGATCCTAAAGATATGACATCAAGAGCTTTTTTTAAAGATTCTTTTGTCAGTAAGTTGTCAATGGAAGTCCCTAAGCTTATTGGAATTCCTAGAACATTTTTAGAGGGACTCCGTGACGATGTTAAAGAAAATTTTTTCTCTTCTTTAGCTGTTTTTGAGGATAAGGGTGCACATATTATAGATGTGGATTTGGATATTCTTAGTCATGCGGTATCTATATACTACATTTTAGCATCTGCAGAAGCAGCAACTAATTTAGCTAGATTTGATGGGATCCGTTATGGCTTTCGTTCTGTTGAGGCTCATACGATTAGTGATATTTATGAGTTGTCTCGGGCAGAAAGTTTTGGAAAAGAAGTGATGCGTAGGATTCTTTTAGGAAATTATGTTTTGTCTGCAGAGAGGCAAAATATTTATTATAAGAAAGCTACAGCGGTTCGCGCCAAGATTATAAAAGCCTTTAAAACAGTATTTGAAAAGTGTGAAATCTTAGCAATGCCTGTCTGTGCGACTCCTGCTTTTGCAATAGGAGAAATTTTAGATCCTATTACTTTATATTTACAGGATATCTACACCGTCGCTATGAATTTAGCATATCTTCCTGCCATGGCAGTTCCTTCTGGATTTTCTAAAGAAGGCTTGCCTCTAGGATTGCAAATCATTGGAGAGCAAGGTCAGGATCAGCAAGTGTGTCAGATAGGCTATAGTTTTCAAGAACATGCTCAGATTAAGCAATTATTTGCTGAGAGATATGCTCAAACTATAGTTCTAGGAGGTAAATAA
- a CDS encoding polymorphic outer membrane protein middle domain-containing protein, with protein MRRMQYRLPAIVALMVLSITYTSLGAAVLPLGPENSFNGNGKISYSYDVQPDDVYNLAGDVSISNVDNSSVNKACFDVTSGSMTFLGNEHRLYCRNIKSGTTLEGVVLSSKGTQATVRFSGFSLLSFIESPSDIGEQGCFYVKNALMLLNNNLIRFEKNRSKTKGGAINAGNVTLAGNYNSVMFYDNEAVSSGGAIHASGSIQIMVNQGAVSFLQNNAKNGLGGALYSNGDIDISQNTHVIFRDNQALTTDIGQGGAICCLPQSGSSAPVPVLTLSGNKGVIFERNRSIIGGGAIYARRLTISSGGPTLFINNIVDMNSTNLGGAITIDSGGELILTAEQGNITFQGNHTSNNTLNALHLRSNAKFLKLQARDGFSVEFYDPITSEADGSTNLNINGDPKNKVYTGSILFSGAKSISKDIKNFQSVIPQNVNLSAGSLVLKGGADLTVSKFTQSPESRLIMDLGTRLQASKEDITITKLAINIDTLTSSSIPAVIKANKQISITSPIELITAGIVYDNVGMRNDQNFSLLVLEPGTGAAVTVLNSISENPHFGFQGSWKLAWSGTGRQVGELAWHKTGYRPSPEKEGNLVSNILWGNFIDIKSLMHIQESYGWSLQTDRSICIDGIGNFFHLSASEKNKRYRHNSAGYVLSINNELTPTHYTSLAFSQIFSRDKDYAVSKNEYRMYLGSYLCQYTTSLNTIFHYVARSHNLKVGIPIRRVPQNPPLIFQFLCTYGHVCNHMKTDYTDIPMVRNSWRNNCCAMNCGASMPLLLFENGRVFQAAIPFMKLQLVYAYQRSFKETITNGRRFSRGSLTCISLPLGVRFEKLAPSENLLYDFSFSYVPDLFRNNPSCEGGLVISRDSWLTSATNLSKHAFVGRGMSRYNFNDYTEFFCEGGVEWRPHSRNYNINCGSKFRF; from the coding sequence ATGAGACGTATGCAATATAGATTGCCAGCAATTGTTGCTCTGATGGTGCTATCTATAACTTATACTTCATTGGGTGCTGCTGTACTTCCTTTAGGTCCTGAAAATAGTTTTAATGGAAACGGTAAGATTTCCTACTCTTATGATGTTCAACCTGATGATGTATACAACCTCGCAGGTGACGTCTCAATATCTAATGTGGATAATTCTTCAGTAAATAAAGCTTGTTTTGACGTCACTTCAGGAAGTATGACGTTTTTAGGAAATGAGCACAGACTATACTGTAGGAATATTAAATCAGGAACTACTTTAGAAGGAGTTGTACTTTCTTCTAAAGGTACTCAAGCAACAGTACGCTTTTCTGGATTTTCCTTATTATCATTTATTGAGAGTCCTAGCGATATAGGAGAGCAGGGATGTTTTTATGTGAAAAATGCTCTTATGCTCTTAAATAATAATTTAATCCGTTTTGAAAAAAATAGAAGTAAGACTAAAGGCGGTGCTATTAACGCTGGAAATGTCACTCTAGCGGGTAACTACAATTCTGTGATGTTCTATGACAATGAAGCGGTCTCTAGTGGTGGAGCTATTCATGCTTCAGGTTCTATACAAATTATGGTAAACCAGGGTGCGGTAAGTTTCTTACAAAATAATGCTAAGAACGGCTTGGGCGGGGCATTGTATTCTAATGGGGATATAGATATTTCTCAGAATACGCATGTTATATTTAGGGATAATCAGGCATTGACTACTGATATAGGTCAGGGGGGAGCAATATGCTGTCTTCCTCAATCAGGCAGCAGTGCCCCTGTTCCGGTTCTAACTTTATCTGGCAATAAAGGAGTCATTTTCGAAAGAAACAGGTCTATAATTGGAGGCGGAGCTATTTATGCTAGGAGATTGACTATCTCTTCAGGAGGACCTACTTTATTTATCAATAACATAGTTGATATGAATTCGACAAATCTAGGTGGAGCTATTACGATTGATTCTGGAGGAGAGTTGATACTAACAGCAGAGCAAGGGAATATTACCTTTCAAGGAAATCATACCAGCAATAATACTCTAAATGCTCTCCATCTTCGAAGTAATGCTAAATTCCTTAAGTTACAAGCAAGAGATGGATTTTCTGTAGAATTTTATGATCCTATTACTTCTGAAGCAGACGGATCGACTAATTTGAATATTAACGGAGATCCTAAAAATAAAGTATATACAGGGAGCATCCTCTTTTCTGGAGCCAAGAGTATATCAAAAGACATTAAGAATTTTCAATCTGTGATCCCACAGAATGTGAATCTTTCAGCAGGCTCATTAGTTCTTAAGGGAGGTGCAGATTTAACAGTCTCCAAGTTTACTCAATCTCCAGAATCACGCTTAATTATGGATTTAGGAACGAGACTTCAAGCCTCTAAAGAAGACATTACAATAACGAAACTCGCTATTAATATAGATACTTTGACTTCATCCTCAATACCAGCAGTTATAAAGGCAAATAAACAAATATCTATCACAAGTCCTATTGAACTTATCACAGCTGGTATTGTTTATGACAATGTTGGTATGAGAAATGATCAGAACTTCTCTTTACTTGTTTTAGAACCTGGAACTGGTGCCGCAGTCACTGTTCTTAACTCTATATCAGAGAATCCTCACTTTGGCTTTCAAGGGAGTTGGAAGTTAGCTTGGTCGGGAACAGGAAGGCAGGTCGGAGAACTTGCGTGGCATAAAACAGGATATCGTCCTAGCCCTGAAAAAGAAGGAAATTTAGTATCTAATATCTTGTGGGGGAATTTTATAGATATAAAATCATTAATGCACATCCAAGAAAGCTATGGGTGGAGCCTTCAGACAGATCGTAGTATTTGTATTGATGGGATCGGAAATTTCTTCCACTTATCTGCATCAGAGAAGAATAAAAGGTATCGTCATAACAGTGCTGGGTATGTTTTATCTATAAATAATGAGTTAACTCCTACGCATTATACTTCTTTAGCATTTTCTCAAATTTTCAGTAGGGATAAAGACTATGCGGTCTCTAAAAATGAATATAGAATGTATTTAGGATCTTATCTCTGTCAATACACAACATCTCTAAATACCATCTTCCATTATGTCGCACGTAGTCATAATCTGAAAGTTGGTATTCCGATAAGAAGGGTTCCTCAAAATCCTCCTCTGATCTTTCAATTTCTATGTACTTATGGACATGTCTGCAATCACATGAAAACAGACTATACAGATATTCCTATGGTGAGAAACAGCTGGAGGAACAATTGCTGTGCTATGAATTGTGGAGCAAGTATGCCGTTATTGCTATTTGAGAATGGTAGAGTTTTCCAAGCTGCAATACCGTTTATGAAGTTGCAATTAGTGTACGCTTATCAAAGATCTTTTAAAGAAACTATTACAAATGGTCGTAGGTTCAGCAGAGGTAGTTTGACATGTATTTCTCTTCCTCTAGGGGTGCGTTTTGAAAAACTTGCCCCCTCTGAAAATTTACTCTATGATTTTAGTTTCTCTTACGTTCCTGATCTTTTCCGCAATAATCCTTCATGCGAAGGTGGGTTAGTTATTAGTAGAGACTCCTGGCTGACATCAGCAACAAACTTATCAAAACATGCTTTTGTTGGTCGTGGAATGAGTCGTTACAATTTCAATGATTACACAGAATTCTTTTGTGAAGGGGGTGTAGAATGGCGACCTCATTCTCGCAATTATAATATAAATTGTGGGAGTAAGTTTCGTTTTTAG
- a CDS encoding DUF1978 domain-containing protein: MTSISPSISTTSLQRDHHRPISKLRILGISLLACSIILIAGGIVLFTVLIPGLSSIISLGTGIGSCALGGILFCLGLFLILKKEAVPLVQDTFDEIVVEEGGIVEEQQVVEQQDIERKQQVETTIERLNQELSSFEGYIQSVEVGLEKMKSFPYNDEGVTENTKHKLKILTASLEGIIPELVDIRRILEEEEFHVVSMHKHFRAIGESLVNREIVARDYDLDNLKDITACYPDCPIGVRFINFFQKTITRFMNLTEAILETLGVAKIRDHGVAKEIFEKNCVLLENTVYGSLEKSYRNLGLMSAKMHLLHENSLFQWEDNKEIIEKKKQELTDMCLHTHRKVFFGLSDDNVVDITTNVQDWNLSDIISRNKLSEMENSQEWNKKLALKNQALAYTNAKINLKNQKDLKQIESSFISSWEQFRRSEYEKAKNRLEVVKGFYPDIESIPEEQTESEERSIILPLRSDVIKSAKELAGDFKSLQEDAWESLKEFVRNLRKNQSLPRMTLEKKREIDDKLRDASNFVEATSAKIETLVKCFNKINPIFEEEVSKVEVRDIRERLDVLTLELKGITSQIESIESLIAKEELPLLPVRQALEKAYIKSDSCSKLIMVAKSSFEGDMRFESIYIRWNHLVSRLQEIGIAVKQEAGRFLNLDLDILEQKCLLQESKKKLEDAGLKFIRETAVEATSDFHSLTNKWEEMLECLSPYSKLYLKYHEEERAQAEAKVHRMTEKYRAFKMALEAMKFDEEALLSQEICIEDESKQQESEKQALHLAYCKFRAAQSRLANLESEIVERSTAKKFTMKKFWPSK; this comes from the coding sequence ATGACATCAATATCACCTTCTATTTCTACAACCTCTTTGCAAAGGGATCATCATCGTCCAATTAGTAAACTTCGTATTCTTGGAATATCTCTATTAGCTTGTAGTATTATTTTGATTGCGGGTGGAATTGTGCTCTTTACTGTGCTAATTCCAGGGTTAAGCTCAATAATTTCCTTAGGAACAGGAATTGGATCCTGTGCTTTAGGAGGTATTTTATTTTGTTTGGGTTTGTTTTTAATCTTGAAAAAAGAAGCAGTGCCTTTAGTGCAAGATACCTTTGATGAGATAGTGGTTGAAGAAGGTGGTATCGTCGAAGAACAGCAGGTTGTGGAACAACAGGATATTGAACGGAAGCAGCAGGTTGAAACAACTATAGAAAGGCTGAATCAAGAGCTTAGTTCATTTGAAGGTTACATTCAATCTGTAGAGGTTGGTTTAGAGAAGATGAAGAGTTTTCCTTACAATGATGAAGGAGTGACTGAGAACACTAAACACAAATTAAAAATTCTAACGGCATCTTTAGAAGGAATTATTCCAGAGCTTGTGGATATCAGACGTATTCTTGAAGAAGAGGAGTTTCATGTTGTCTCTATGCATAAACACTTTCGGGCAATTGGTGAGAGTTTAGTTAACAGAGAAATTGTAGCACGGGATTATGACTTAGATAATTTAAAGGATATAACAGCTTGTTACCCTGATTGTCCTATAGGTGTACGGTTTATTAATTTTTTCCAGAAAACGATAACAAGGTTTATGAATTTGACAGAAGCTATTTTAGAGACTCTAGGTGTTGCTAAGATAAGAGACCATGGCGTAGCAAAGGAGATATTCGAAAAGAATTGTGTATTGCTAGAGAATACTGTTTATGGGAGTTTAGAAAAGAGCTATAGAAACCTAGGTCTAATGTCTGCAAAGATGCACCTGCTACATGAAAATTCTCTATTTCAATGGGAAGATAACAAGGAGATAATTGAGAAAAAGAAACAAGAGTTGACCGATATGTGTCTACATACTCATAGGAAGGTATTTTTTGGATTAAGTGATGATAATGTGGTCGATATAACTACGAATGTTCAAGATTGGAATTTATCTGACATTATTTCTAGAAATAAGCTGAGTGAAATGGAGAACAGTCAAGAATGGAATAAGAAGTTGGCTTTGAAAAATCAAGCCTTAGCATATACGAATGCTAAAATTAATTTAAAAAATCAAAAGGACTTAAAGCAGATTGAAAGTTCTTTTATCTCTTCTTGGGAACAGTTTCGAAGATCTGAATACGAAAAAGCAAAGAATAGATTAGAGGTCGTCAAAGGGTTCTATCCCGATATAGAGTCTATCCCAGAAGAACAAACTGAGTCTGAAGAGCGCTCTATCATTCTTCCACTGCGAAGCGATGTTATTAAATCAGCAAAGGAACTGGCTGGTGACTTTAAATCTCTTCAAGAGGATGCTTGGGAATCTCTTAAAGAGTTTGTCCGAAACCTTAGAAAGAATCAGTCACTACCAAGAATGACACTTGAGAAGAAGAGAGAAATTGACGATAAACTTAGGGATGCATCTAATTTTGTAGAAGCGACTTCTGCAAAGATAGAAACATTGGTCAAGTGTTTTAATAAAATAAATCCTATTTTTGAAGAAGAGGTAAGTAAAGTAGAAGTGCGAGATATCAGGGAGAGGCTAGATGTTTTGACATTAGAGTTAAAGGGAATTACTTCTCAGATTGAGAGTATAGAAAGTCTTATTGCTAAAGAGGAACTGCCCCTACTCCCTGTTAGACAAGCTTTAGAAAAAGCATATATTAAGAGCGATAGTTGTTCGAAGCTGATAATGGTAGCGAAGTCGTCTTTTGAAGGCGATATGAGATTCGAATCTATATATATTAGGTGGAATCATTTAGTTTCCAGATTACAAGAGATCGGCATAGCCGTTAAACAGGAAGCTGGAAGATTCTTAAATCTTGATCTTGATATTCTGGAGCAAAAATGTCTTCTTCAAGAAAGTAAAAAGAAACTAGAAGATGCAGGGCTAAAGTTTATACGAGAAACAGCTGTTGAAGCTACTTCTGATTTCCATTCTCTAACAAACAAATGGGAAGAGATGTTGGAATGTTTAAGCCCCTATTCTAAGCTGTACCTTAAGTATCACGAGGAAGAGAGAGCTCAGGCTGAAGCAAAGGTTCATAGGATGACAGAGAAATACCGAGCTTTCAAGATGGCTCTGGAGGCTATGAAATTTGATGAAGAAGCTCTACTGAGTCAAGAGATCTGTATTGAAGATGAGAGCAAACAACAAGAATCTGAAAAACAAGCCCTCCATTTAGCTTATTGTAAGTTCCGAGCTGCTCAATCTCGTTTAGCTAATTTAGAATCTGAGATAGTTGAGAGATCGACAGCTAAGAAATTTACAATGAAGAAATTTTGGCCTTCAAAGTGA